From one Mobula hypostoma chromosome 28, sMobHyp1.1, whole genome shotgun sequence genomic stretch:
- the tmem234 gene encoding transmembrane protein 234 encodes MATVLEASCLILVALLWGATNPFLKKGTEGIEKVKSGNAVTQLFAEMKFLIFNYKYMIPFLLNQSGSVLYYFTLASTDLSLAVLMSNALTFLFTLITGKLLGEDIGGKQEITGMLLTLMGITLCVASNVGVES; translated from the exons ATGgcgactgtgt TGGAGGCTTCCTGCCTCATCCTGGTGGCACTGCTGTGGGGCGCAACCAACCCTTTCCTCAAGAAGGGCACTGAGGGCATAGAGAAGGTTAAGTCTGGGAACGCTGTCACTCAGCTGTTTGCAGAGatgaaatttttaatttttaattacaAG TATATGATACCATTTCTTCTAAACCAAAGCGGGTCAGTTCTTTACTACTTCACCCTGGCTTCTACAG ATTTGTCCTTGGCTGTGCTCATGTCAAATGCCCTTACGTTTTTGTTCACATTGATAACTGGAAAGTTACTGGGGGAAGATATTGGTGGTAAAC AGGAGATTACAGGAATGCTGCTGACTCTCATGGGAATTACTTTGTGTGTAGCAAGCAATGTCGGGGTGGAATCTTGA